One Papio anubis isolate 15944 chromosome 9, Panubis1.0, whole genome shotgun sequence genomic window carries:
- the TNS2 gene encoding tensin-2 isoform X2 — MKSSGPVERLLRALGRRDSSRATSRPRKAEPHSFREKVFRKKPPVCAVCKVTIDGTGVSCRVCKVATHRKCEAKVTSACQALPPAELRRNTAPVRRIEHLGSTKSLNHSKQRSTLPRSFSLDPLMERRWDLDLTYVTERILAAAFPARPDEQRHRGHLRELAHVLQSKHRDKYLLFNLSEKRHDLTRLNPKVQDFGWPELHAPPLDKLCSICKAMETWLSADPQHVVVLYCKGSKGKLGVIVSAYMHYSKISAGADQALATLTMRKFCEDKVATELQPSQRRYISYFSGLLSGSIRMNSSPLFLHYVLVPTLPAFEPGTGFQPFLKIYQSMQLVYTSGVYHIAGPGPQQLCISLEPALLLKGDVMVTCYHKGGRGTDRTLVFRVQFHTCTIHGPQLTFPKDQLDEAWTDERFPFQASVEFVFSSSPEKIKGSTPRNDPSVSVDYNTTEPAVRWDSYENFNQHHEDSVDGSLTHTRGPLDGSPYAQVQRPPRQTPPAPSPEPPPPPMLSVSSDSGHSSTLTTEPAAESPGRPPPTAAERQELDRLLGGCGVASGGRGAGRETAILDDEEQPTVGGGPHLGVYPGHRPGLSRHCSCRQGYRESCGVPNGGYYRPEGTLERRRLAYGGYEGSPQGYAEASMEKRRLCRSLSEGPYPCPPEMGKPATGDFGYRAPGYREVVILEDPGLPALYPCPACEEKLALPTAALYGLRLEREAGEGWATEAGKPLLHSVRPGHPLPLLLPACGHHHAPMPDYSCLKSPKAGEEGHEGCSYTMCPEGRYGHPGYPALVTYSYGGAVPSYCPAYGRVPYSCGSPGEGRGYPSPGAHSPRAGSISPGSPPYPQSRKLSYEIPTEEGGNRYPLPGHLASAGPLASAESLEPVSWREGPSGHSTLPRSPRDAPGSASSELSGPSTPLHTSSPVQGKESTRRQDTRSPTSAPTQRLSPGEALPPVSQAGTGKAPELPSGSGPEPPAPSPVSPTFSPSSPSDWPQERSPGGLSDGASPRSPVPTTLPGLRHAPWQGPRGPPDSPDGSPLTPVPSQMPWLVASPEPPQSSPTPAFPLAASYDTSGLTQPPLPEKRHLPGPGQQPGPWGPERASSPARGISHHVTFAPLLSDNVPEPPEPPTQESQSNVKFVQDTSKFWYKPHLSRDQAIALLKDKDPGAFLIRDSHSFQGAYGLALKVATPPPSAQPWKGDPLEQLVRHFLIETGPKGVKIKGCPSEPYFGSLSALVSQHSISPISLPCCLHIPSKDPLEETPEAPVPTNMSTAADLLRQGAACSVLYLTSVETESLTGPQAVARASSAALSCSPRPTPAVVHFKVSAQGITLTDNQRKLFFRRHYPVNSITFSSTDPQDRRWTNPDGTTSKIFGFVAKKPGSPWENVCHLFAELDPDQPAGAIVTFITKVLLGQRK; from the exons TCTGCAAGGTGGCGACGCACAGAAAATGTGAAGCAAAG GTGACTTCAGCCTGTCAGGCCTTGCCTCCCGCGGAGTTG CGGCGAAACACGGCCCCAGTCAGGCGCATAGAGCACCTG GGATCCACCAAATCTCTGAACCACTCAAAGCAGCGCAGCACTCTGCCCAG GAGCTTCAGCCTGGATCCGCTCATGGAGCGGCGCTGGGACTTAGACCTCACCTACGTGACGGAGCGCATCTTGGCCGCCGCCTTCCCCGCGCGGCCCGATGAACAGCGGCACCGGGGCCACCTGCGCGAGCTGGCCCACGTGCTGCAATCCAAGCACCGGGACAAGTACCTG CTCTTCAACCTTTCAGAGAAAAGGCATGACCTGACCCGCTTAAACCCCAAG GTTCAAGACTTCGGCTGGCCTGAGCTGCATGCTCCACCCCTGGACAAGTTGTGCTCCATCTGCAAAGCCATGGAGACATGGCTCAGTGCTGACCCACAGCACGTGGTCGTACTATACTGCAAG ggAAGCAAGGGCAAGCTCGGGGTCATCGTTTCTGCCTACATGCACTACAGCAAGATCTCTGCAGG GGCTGACCAGGCACTGGCTACTCTTACCATGCGGAAATTCTGCGAGGACAAGGTGGCCACAGAACTGCAGCCCTCCCAGCGTCG ATACATCAGCTACTTCAGTGGGCTGCTGTCCGGCTCCATCAGAATGAACAGCAGCCCTCTCTTCCTGCACTATGTGCTCGTCCCCACGCTGCCAGCCTTTGAACCCGGCACAG GCTTCCAGCCCTTCCTTAAAATCTACCAGTCCATGCAGCTTGTCTACACGTCTGGAGTCTA TCACATTGCAGGCCCTGGTCCCCAGCAGCTTTGCATCAGCCTGGAGCCAGCCCTCCTCCTCAAAGGCGATGTCATG GTAACATGCTATCACAAGGGTGGCCGGGGCACAGACCGGACCCTGGTGTTCCGAGTCCAGTTTCACACCTGCACCATCCACGGACCACAGCTTACTTTCCCCAAGGACCAGCTGGACGAGGCCTGGACTG ATGAGAGGTTCCCCTTTCAAGCCTCCGTGGAGTTTGTCTTCTCCTCCAGCCCCGAGAAGATCAAAG GCAGCACTCCACGGAATGACCCCTCAGTCTCTGTCGACTACAACACCACTGAGCCGGCTGTGCGCTGGGACTCCTATGAGAACTTCAACCAGCACCACGAGGACAGTGTGGATG GCTCCCTGACCCACACCCGGGGTCCCCTGGATGGCAGTCCTTATGCCCAGGTGCAGCGGCCCCCCCGGCAGACCCCCCCGGCACCCTCTCCAGAGCCTCCACCACCCCCCATGCTCTCTGTCAGCAGCGACTCGGGCCATTCCTCCACGCTGACCACAGAGCCGGCTGCTGAGTCCCCTGGCCGGCCGCCCCCTACGGCTGCTGAACGGCAGGAGTTGGATCGCCTCCTAGGAGGCTGCGGAGTGGCCAGTGGGGGCCGGGGGGCTGGGCGAGAGACGGCCATCCTAGATGATGAAGAGCAGCCCACTGTGGGCGGAGGCCCCCACCTCGGAGTGTATCCAGGCCACAGGCCTGGCCTCAGCCGCCACTGCTCCTGCCGCCAGGGCTACCGGGAGTCCTGCGGGGTCCCCAATGGGGGCTACTACCGGCCAGAGGGAACCCTGGAGAGGAGGCGACTGGCCTATGGGGGCTATGAGGGATCCCCCCAGGGCTACGCTGAGGCCTCGATGGAGAAGAGGCGCCTCTGCCGATCGCTGTCAGAGGGGCCATACCCCTGCCCACCTGAGATGGGGAAACCAGCCACTGGGGACTTTGGCTACCGCGCCCCAGGCTACCGGGAGGTGGTCATCCTGGAGGACCCTGGGCTGCCTGCCCTATACCCATGCCCAGCCTGCGAGGAGAAGCTGGCGCTGCCTACAGCAGCCTTGTATGGACTGCGGCTGGAGAGGGAGGCTGGAGAAGGGTGGGCAACTGAGGCTGGCAAGCCTCTCCTGCACTCAGTGCGGCCTGGGCACCCGCTGCCTCTGCTCTTGCCTGCCTGTGGGCATCACCATGCCCCGATGCCTGACTACAGCTGCCTGAAGTCACCCAAGGCAGGCGAGGAAGGGCACGAGGGCTGCTCCTACACTATGTGCCCCGAAGGCAGGTATGGGCATCCAGGGTACCCTGCCCTGGTGACATACAGCTATGGAGGAGCAGTTCCCAGTTACTGCCCAGCATATGGCCGCGTGCCTTATAGCTGTGGCTCTCCAGGAGAGGGCAGAGGGTATCCCAGCCCTGGTGCCCACTCCCCACGGGCTGGCTCCATTTCCCCGGGCAGCCCGCCCTATCCACAATCTAGGAAGCTGAGCTACGAGATCCCTACGGAGGAGGGAGGGAACAGGTACCCATTGCCTGGGCACCTGGCCTCAGCAGGACCCTTGGCATCTGCAG AGTCGCTGGAGCCGGTGTCCTGGAGGGAGGGCCCCAGTGGGCACAGCACACTGCCTCGGTCTCCCCGAGATGCCCCAGGCAGTGCTTCGTCAGAGTTGTCTGGTCCCTCCACGCCCCTGCATACCAGCAGCCCAGTCCAGGGCAAGGAAAG CACCCGGCGACAGGACACTAGGTCCCCCACCTCAGCGCCCACTCAGAGACTGAGTCCTGGCGAGGCCTTGCCCCCTGTTTCCCAGGCAGGCACCGGAAAGGCCCCTGAGCTGCCTTCGGGAAGTGGGCCTGAGCCTCCAGCCCCTAGCCCCGTCTCTCCGACCTTTTCTCCAAGCTCGCCCAGTGACTGGCCTCAGGAAAGGAGTCCAGGGGGCCTCTCAGACGGCGCCAGTCCTCGGAGCCCTGTGCCTACCACACTTCCTGGCCTCCGCCACGCCCCCTGGCAAGGCCCTCGAGGCCCCCCAGACAGCCCAGATGGGTCTCCCCTCACTCCTGTGCCTTCCCAGATGCCCTGGCTTGTAGCCAGCCCAGAGCCGCCTCAGAGCTCACCCACACCTGCTTTCCCCCTGGCTGCCTCCTATGACACCAGTGGCCTTACCCAGCCCCCACTTCCTGAGAAACGCCACCTGCCCGGGCCGGGGCAACAGCCAGGACCCTGGGGCCCAGAGCGGGCATCATCGCCAGCCAGAGGCATCAGTCACCATGTCACCTTCGCACCTCTGCTCTCGGATAATGTCCCCGAACCCCCAG AGCCTCCTACACAAGAGAGCCAAAGCAATGTCAAGTTTGTCCAGGATACATCCAAGTTCTGGTACAAGCCACACCTGTCCCGTGACCAAG CCATTGCCCTGCTGAAGGACAAGGACCCTGGAGCCTTCCTGATCAGGGACAGTCATTCATTCCAAGGAGCTTATGGGCTGGCCCTCAAGGTGGCCACACCGCCACCCAGTGCCCAGCCCTGGAAAG gGGACCCCTTGGAACAGCTGGTCCGCCATTTCCTCATTGAGACTGGGCCCAAAGGGGTGAAGATCAAGGGCTGCCCCAGTGAGCCCTACTTTG gCAGCCtgtccgccttggtctcccagcaCTCCATCTCCCCCATCTCCCTGCCCTGCTGTCTGCACATTCCCAGCAAAG ATCCTCTGGAAGAGACCCCAGAGGCTCCAGTGCCCACCAACATGAGCACAGCAGCAGACCTCCTGCGTCAGGGTGCTG CCTGCAGCGTGCTCTACTTGACCTCAGTGGAGACAGAGTCACTGACAGGCCCCCAAGCCGTGGCCCGGGCCAGCTCTGCAGCTCTGAGCTGCAGCCCCCGCCCAACACCAGCAGTTGTCCACTTCAAGGTGTCCGCCCAGGGCATTACACTGACGGACAACCAAAGGAA GCTATTCTTTCGCCGCCATTATCCAGTGAACAGCATCACCTTCTCCAGCACTGACCCTCAAGACCGGAG ATGGACCAACCCAGACGGGACCACCTCCAA GATCTTTGGTTTCGTGGCCAAGAAGCCGGGAAGCCCCTGGGAGAATGTGTGTCACCTCTTTGCAGAGCTTGACCCAGATCAGCCTGCTGGCGCCATTGTCACCTTCATCACCAAAGTTCTACTGGGccagagaaaatga
- the TNS2 gene encoding tensin-2 isoform X4, whose amino-acid sequence MGQAFRAEVTSACQALPPAELRRNTAPVRRIEHLGSTKSLNHSKQRSTLPRSFSLDPLMERRWDLDLTYVTERILAAAFPARPDEQRHRGHLRELAHVLQSKHRDKYLLFNLSEKRHDLTRLNPKVQDFGWPELHAPPLDKLCSICKAMETWLSADPQHVVVLYCKGSKGKLGVIVSAYMHYSKISAGADQALATLTMRKFCEDKVATELQPSQRRYISYFSGLLSGSIRMNSSPLFLHYVLVPTLPAFEPGTGFQPFLKIYQSMQLVYTSGVYHIAGPGPQQLCISLEPALLLKGDVMVTCYHKGGRGTDRTLVFRVQFHTCTIHGPQLTFPKDQLDEAWTDERFPFQASVEFVFSSSPEKIKGSTPRNDPSVSVDYNTTEPAVRWDSYENFNQHHEDSVDGSLTHTRGPLDGSPYAQVQRPPRQTPPAPSPEPPPPPMLSVSSDSGHSSTLTTEPAAESPGRPPPTAAERQELDRLLGGCGVASGGRGAGRETAILDDEEQPTVGGGPHLGVYPGHRPGLSRHCSCRQGYRESCGVPNGGYYRPEGTLERRRLAYGGYEGSPQGYAEASMEKRRLCRSLSEGPYPCPPEMGKPATGDFGYRAPGYREVVILEDPGLPALYPCPACEEKLALPTAALYGLRLEREAGEGWATEAGKPLLHSVRPGHPLPLLLPACGHHHAPMPDYSCLKSPKAGEEGHEGCSYTMCPEGRYGHPGYPALVTYSYGGAVPSYCPAYGRVPYSCGSPGEGRGYPSPGAHSPRAGSISPGSPPYPQSRKLSYEIPTEEGGNRYPLPGHLASAGPLASAESLEPVSWREGPSGHSTLPRSPRDAPGSASSELSGPSTPLHTSSPVQGKESTRRQDTRSPTSAPTQRLSPGEALPPVSQAGTGKAPELPSGSGPEPPAPSPVSPTFSPSSPSDWPQERSPGGLSDGASPRSPVPTTLPGLRHAPWQGPRGPPDSPDGSPLTPVPSQMPWLVASPEPPQSSPTPAFPLAASYDTSGLTQPPLPEKRHLPGPGQQPGPWGPERASSPARGISHHVTFAPLLSDNVPEPPEPPTQESQSNVKFVQDTSKFWYKPHLSRDQAIALLKDKDPGAFLIRDSHSFQGAYGLALKVATPPPSAQPWKGDPLEQLVRHFLIETGPKGVKIKGCPSEPYFGSLSALVSQHSISPISLPCCLHIPSKDPLEETPEAPVPTNMSTAADLLRQGAACSVLYLTSVETESLTGPQAVARASSAALSCSPRPTPAVVHFKVSAQGITLTDNQRKLFFRRHYPVNSITFSSTDPQDRRWTNPDGTTSKIFGFVAKKPGSPWENVCHLFAELDPDQPAGAIVTFITKVLLGQRK is encoded by the exons GTGACTTCAGCCTGTCAGGCCTTGCCTCCCGCGGAGTTG CGGCGAAACACGGCCCCAGTCAGGCGCATAGAGCACCTG GGATCCACCAAATCTCTGAACCACTCAAAGCAGCGCAGCACTCTGCCCAG GAGCTTCAGCCTGGATCCGCTCATGGAGCGGCGCTGGGACTTAGACCTCACCTACGTGACGGAGCGCATCTTGGCCGCCGCCTTCCCCGCGCGGCCCGATGAACAGCGGCACCGGGGCCACCTGCGCGAGCTGGCCCACGTGCTGCAATCCAAGCACCGGGACAAGTACCTG CTCTTCAACCTTTCAGAGAAAAGGCATGACCTGACCCGCTTAAACCCCAAG GTTCAAGACTTCGGCTGGCCTGAGCTGCATGCTCCACCCCTGGACAAGTTGTGCTCCATCTGCAAAGCCATGGAGACATGGCTCAGTGCTGACCCACAGCACGTGGTCGTACTATACTGCAAG ggAAGCAAGGGCAAGCTCGGGGTCATCGTTTCTGCCTACATGCACTACAGCAAGATCTCTGCAGG GGCTGACCAGGCACTGGCTACTCTTACCATGCGGAAATTCTGCGAGGACAAGGTGGCCACAGAACTGCAGCCCTCCCAGCGTCG ATACATCAGCTACTTCAGTGGGCTGCTGTCCGGCTCCATCAGAATGAACAGCAGCCCTCTCTTCCTGCACTATGTGCTCGTCCCCACGCTGCCAGCCTTTGAACCCGGCACAG GCTTCCAGCCCTTCCTTAAAATCTACCAGTCCATGCAGCTTGTCTACACGTCTGGAGTCTA TCACATTGCAGGCCCTGGTCCCCAGCAGCTTTGCATCAGCCTGGAGCCAGCCCTCCTCCTCAAAGGCGATGTCATG GTAACATGCTATCACAAGGGTGGCCGGGGCACAGACCGGACCCTGGTGTTCCGAGTCCAGTTTCACACCTGCACCATCCACGGACCACAGCTTACTTTCCCCAAGGACCAGCTGGACGAGGCCTGGACTG ATGAGAGGTTCCCCTTTCAAGCCTCCGTGGAGTTTGTCTTCTCCTCCAGCCCCGAGAAGATCAAAG GCAGCACTCCACGGAATGACCCCTCAGTCTCTGTCGACTACAACACCACTGAGCCGGCTGTGCGCTGGGACTCCTATGAGAACTTCAACCAGCACCACGAGGACAGTGTGGATG GCTCCCTGACCCACACCCGGGGTCCCCTGGATGGCAGTCCTTATGCCCAGGTGCAGCGGCCCCCCCGGCAGACCCCCCCGGCACCCTCTCCAGAGCCTCCACCACCCCCCATGCTCTCTGTCAGCAGCGACTCGGGCCATTCCTCCACGCTGACCACAGAGCCGGCTGCTGAGTCCCCTGGCCGGCCGCCCCCTACGGCTGCTGAACGGCAGGAGTTGGATCGCCTCCTAGGAGGCTGCGGAGTGGCCAGTGGGGGCCGGGGGGCTGGGCGAGAGACGGCCATCCTAGATGATGAAGAGCAGCCCACTGTGGGCGGAGGCCCCCACCTCGGAGTGTATCCAGGCCACAGGCCTGGCCTCAGCCGCCACTGCTCCTGCCGCCAGGGCTACCGGGAGTCCTGCGGGGTCCCCAATGGGGGCTACTACCGGCCAGAGGGAACCCTGGAGAGGAGGCGACTGGCCTATGGGGGCTATGAGGGATCCCCCCAGGGCTACGCTGAGGCCTCGATGGAGAAGAGGCGCCTCTGCCGATCGCTGTCAGAGGGGCCATACCCCTGCCCACCTGAGATGGGGAAACCAGCCACTGGGGACTTTGGCTACCGCGCCCCAGGCTACCGGGAGGTGGTCATCCTGGAGGACCCTGGGCTGCCTGCCCTATACCCATGCCCAGCCTGCGAGGAGAAGCTGGCGCTGCCTACAGCAGCCTTGTATGGACTGCGGCTGGAGAGGGAGGCTGGAGAAGGGTGGGCAACTGAGGCTGGCAAGCCTCTCCTGCACTCAGTGCGGCCTGGGCACCCGCTGCCTCTGCTCTTGCCTGCCTGTGGGCATCACCATGCCCCGATGCCTGACTACAGCTGCCTGAAGTCACCCAAGGCAGGCGAGGAAGGGCACGAGGGCTGCTCCTACACTATGTGCCCCGAAGGCAGGTATGGGCATCCAGGGTACCCTGCCCTGGTGACATACAGCTATGGAGGAGCAGTTCCCAGTTACTGCCCAGCATATGGCCGCGTGCCTTATAGCTGTGGCTCTCCAGGAGAGGGCAGAGGGTATCCCAGCCCTGGTGCCCACTCCCCACGGGCTGGCTCCATTTCCCCGGGCAGCCCGCCCTATCCACAATCTAGGAAGCTGAGCTACGAGATCCCTACGGAGGAGGGAGGGAACAGGTACCCATTGCCTGGGCACCTGGCCTCAGCAGGACCCTTGGCATCTGCAG AGTCGCTGGAGCCGGTGTCCTGGAGGGAGGGCCCCAGTGGGCACAGCACACTGCCTCGGTCTCCCCGAGATGCCCCAGGCAGTGCTTCGTCAGAGTTGTCTGGTCCCTCCACGCCCCTGCATACCAGCAGCCCAGTCCAGGGCAAGGAAAG CACCCGGCGACAGGACACTAGGTCCCCCACCTCAGCGCCCACTCAGAGACTGAGTCCTGGCGAGGCCTTGCCCCCTGTTTCCCAGGCAGGCACCGGAAAGGCCCCTGAGCTGCCTTCGGGAAGTGGGCCTGAGCCTCCAGCCCCTAGCCCCGTCTCTCCGACCTTTTCTCCAAGCTCGCCCAGTGACTGGCCTCAGGAAAGGAGTCCAGGGGGCCTCTCAGACGGCGCCAGTCCTCGGAGCCCTGTGCCTACCACACTTCCTGGCCTCCGCCACGCCCCCTGGCAAGGCCCTCGAGGCCCCCCAGACAGCCCAGATGGGTCTCCCCTCACTCCTGTGCCTTCCCAGATGCCCTGGCTTGTAGCCAGCCCAGAGCCGCCTCAGAGCTCACCCACACCTGCTTTCCCCCTGGCTGCCTCCTATGACACCAGTGGCCTTACCCAGCCCCCACTTCCTGAGAAACGCCACCTGCCCGGGCCGGGGCAACAGCCAGGACCCTGGGGCCCAGAGCGGGCATCATCGCCAGCCAGAGGCATCAGTCACCATGTCACCTTCGCACCTCTGCTCTCGGATAATGTCCCCGAACCCCCAG AGCCTCCTACACAAGAGAGCCAAAGCAATGTCAAGTTTGTCCAGGATACATCCAAGTTCTGGTACAAGCCACACCTGTCCCGTGACCAAG CCATTGCCCTGCTGAAGGACAAGGACCCTGGAGCCTTCCTGATCAGGGACAGTCATTCATTCCAAGGAGCTTATGGGCTGGCCCTCAAGGTGGCCACACCGCCACCCAGTGCCCAGCCCTGGAAAG gGGACCCCTTGGAACAGCTGGTCCGCCATTTCCTCATTGAGACTGGGCCCAAAGGGGTGAAGATCAAGGGCTGCCCCAGTGAGCCCTACTTTG gCAGCCtgtccgccttggtctcccagcaCTCCATCTCCCCCATCTCCCTGCCCTGCTGTCTGCACATTCCCAGCAAAG ATCCTCTGGAAGAGACCCCAGAGGCTCCAGTGCCCACCAACATGAGCACAGCAGCAGACCTCCTGCGTCAGGGTGCTG CCTGCAGCGTGCTCTACTTGACCTCAGTGGAGACAGAGTCACTGACAGGCCCCCAAGCCGTGGCCCGGGCCAGCTCTGCAGCTCTGAGCTGCAGCCCCCGCCCAACACCAGCAGTTGTCCACTTCAAGGTGTCCGCCCAGGGCATTACACTGACGGACAACCAAAGGAA GCTATTCTTTCGCCGCCATTATCCAGTGAACAGCATCACCTTCTCCAGCACTGACCCTCAAGACCGGAG ATGGACCAACCCAGACGGGACCACCTCCAA GATCTTTGGTTTCGTGGCCAAGAAGCCGGGAAGCCCCTGGGAGAATGTGTGTCACCTCTTTGCAGAGCTTGACCCAGATCAGCCTGCTGGCGCCATTGTCACCTTCATCACCAAAGTTCTACTGGGccagagaaaatga